One window from the genome of Candidatus Chlorohelix allophototropha encodes:
- a CDS encoding Lrp/AsnC family transcriptional regulator — translation MADNFNGKEKYQNELKWGRMPESWRVGAREDAGIESAGQPPLDQLDTAIARALEKDSRISLLELSRQLGTSRTTISERLNRLIEQGVIKGFHARLDYRRLGYPIIAFVGLQTSQSQKAVEVIEALKQIPEVEELHTVTGQIDMLVKLRARSTEHLQHILIFKIQSIPGIGRGETMLALSSHQEWAPIGIARQPETDMNGTEFVSDEEAAK, via the coding sequence ATGGCTGATAATTTTAACGGTAAGGAAAAATATCAAAATGAATTAAAATGGGGGCGTATGCCCGAAAGCTGGAGAGTAGGCGCACGCGAAGATGCCGGAATCGAATCGGCAGGGCAACCACCGCTTGACCAGTTAGATACTGCCATTGCACGTGCCCTCGAAAAGGATAGTCGGATTAGCTTGCTGGAATTATCGCGGCAGCTTGGCACTTCTCGCACCACCATCTCGGAACGACTAAATCGGCTGATTGAGCAAGGTGTCATCAAAGGTTTTCATGCTCGACTGGATTACCGAAGGCTTGGCTACCCGATAATTGCTTTTGTAGGGTTACAAACTTCGCAATCGCAAAAAGCGGTAGAAGTAATCGAGGCGTTAAAGCAAATACCCGAAGTGGAAGAACTGCACACTGTTACCGGGCAAATCGATATGCTGGTTAAGTTGCGTGCGCGAAGCACCGAACATTTGCAGCACATCCTGATCTTCAAAATCCAATCTATCCCCGGCATCGGGCGCGGCGAGACCATGCTGGCGCTTTCTTCACACCAAGAATGGGCGCCTATCGGTATCGCCCGTCAGCCTGAAACCGATATGAACGGCACAGAGTTTGTCTCGGATGAGGAAGCCGCGAAATAA
- a CDS encoding HEAT repeat domain-containing protein, with translation MNDQFDTLISSLHDYDPEKRRQAASALGRMRDERAVSYLIELLKDSVPNVRFTAAAALGQIGDPLAVSYLVKLLTSVDKHDTAPRRVVVWALGQIADVHASSALLAVLHDPADGAYYDAAIALGRMGDRRAIAPLKMARTHIDSGIREEAARLLQTLKD, from the coding sequence ATGAACGATCAATTTGACACTCTTATAAGTTCTTTGCACGACTATGACCCTGAAAAGCGCCGACAAGCCGCCTCTGCCCTTGGACGGATGCGGGATGAGCGCGCCGTTTCGTATCTCATCGAGTTGCTGAAAGATAGTGTACCGAATGTGCGCTTTACTGCGGCGGCGGCGCTCGGTCAGATTGGTGACCCGCTGGCAGTAAGTTATCTGGTGAAATTGCTGACTAGCGTGGATAAGCATGATACTGCTCCACGCCGGGTTGTGGTGTGGGCGTTGGGGCAGATTGCGGATGTGCATGCTTCATCCGCACTTCTGGCGGTCTTGCATGACCCGGCAGATGGGGCTTATTACGATGCAGCTATTGCATTGGGGCGTATGGGAGATAGGCGCGCCATTGCGCCGCTAAAGATGGCTCGAACCCACATTGACTCTGGAATCAGGGAAGAGGCTGCCCGGTTATTGCAGACTCTTAAAGATTGA
- a CDS encoding NUDIX domain-containing protein: MNYRIRVAGVMLDAANRLLLVHEHTPDSHEEFWTLPGGGQESQDKSVFEALRREFREETGLEVETEGRLLYFREFIEPSRHRHHLELAFLISRFTGELSATTIADVTDPQQLERHTRWFHAHELVNLPVYPTYLKDRFWDDISSDSLETRYLGVEIEQEHLP, translated from the coding sequence TTGAATTATCGTATCAGAGTAGCCGGAGTCATGCTTGATGCGGCGAACAGGCTTTTGCTGGTACACGAGCATACTCCCGATAGCCACGAAGAATTCTGGACATTACCGGGCGGTGGGCAAGAATCACAGGACAAATCGGTTTTTGAGGCGTTGCGCCGAGAATTTCGAGAAGAAACAGGGCTTGAAGTAGAAACCGAAGGTCGGCTTTTATATTTCAGAGAATTTATTGAACCAAGCCGCCATCGCCACCATCTTGAGTTAGCTTTTCTAATCAGCCGCTTTACGGGTGAACTGAGCGCCACCACTATTGCAGATGTTACCGACCCGCAACAATTGGAAAGGCACACCCGTTGGTTCCATGCCCACGAATTAGTAAACCTCCCGGTCTATCCCACCTATTTGAAAGATCGCTTTTGGGATGATATTTCCTCCGACTCGCTAGAAACCCGCTATCTGGGCGTAGAAATCGAGCAAGAGCACCTTCCCTGA
- a CDS encoding thymidylate synthase: MTAELGATYNLTDLISYKDLQIGNPESNVGICTLWTQRHLIAQKLDTADYFICANLYSFAGINLMARNIFMFPQIRYLILCGADQSSTGEALASFFAKGLGANHTIPGTQAKLDEGIPLEAWEELRQQVQLIDLRPAKGYPKNPEAIAEQIKLELAKLATLPPFAEPRTFPELAPEGGKALPSERTGFRVQGETVAETWLEVMQLVMRFGQIKPTEYSQQQREIYNTVAVITDENPDDIVWADYLPFSRAELENYYPKILSAEKEPGIAYTYGERLRSFGEEGHDQIARMKERLREAHHTRRAVAVTWDVEQDSVGDNPPCLLEVSAGVQDGALYMTARFRSHDIYTAWAQNTYALRKLQKEIADDTGLRLGALTIISHSAHIYADKWKFALDTIDSFKKRRLDWRSDPRGYFIIELERERSLIKVQHSTIEGNTPYYFEGKTARQLCLLIAHEKLASLEEHYSYLGRELQKAEIALKLGLNYTQDKELEFN; encoded by the coding sequence ATGACCGCAGAACTTGGCGCAACTTATAATTTGACCGATCTTATAAGTTATAAAGACCTCCAAATCGGCAACCCTGAATCTAATGTGGGCATTTGCACCCTCTGGACTCAGCGTCATCTGATAGCCCAAAAACTGGATACTGCGGATTATTTCATCTGCGCCAACCTTTACAGCTTTGCGGGTATCAACCTGATGGCGCGTAATATCTTCATGTTTCCCCAAATACGCTACCTTATACTTTGTGGCGCTGACCAATCCTCTACCGGGGAAGCGTTGGCAAGCTTTTTTGCCAAAGGGCTTGGCGCGAACCATACTATTCCCGGCACACAGGCTAAACTGGATGAAGGTATTCCCCTCGAAGCGTGGGAGGAATTGCGCCAACAGGTGCAACTCATTGACTTGCGTCCGGCTAAAGGCTATCCTAAAAACCCCGAAGCAATTGCCGAGCAAATCAAGCTAGAACTGGCTAAGTTGGCTACGCTTCCTCCTTTTGCCGAACCTCGCACTTTCCCCGAACTTGCCCCAGAAGGCGGCAAGGCGCTACCCAGCGAACGCACCGGATTTCGGGTACAGGGCGAAACTGTTGCCGAAACATGGCTGGAAGTAATGCAATTGGTGATGCGCTTCGGGCAAATCAAGCCTACTGAGTATTCTCAGCAACAGCGCGAGATTTACAATACGGTAGCGGTAATCACCGATGAAAACCCTGATGACATCGTTTGGGCTGATTACTTGCCTTTTAGTCGCGCCGAACTAGAAAATTACTATCCCAAAATCCTGAGCGCGGAGAAAGAACCCGGAATAGCCTATACCTATGGAGAACGGCTGCGTTCATTCGGTGAGGAAGGTCACGACCAAATTGCGCGGATGAAAGAGCGTTTGCGCGAGGCGCACCATACCCGCCGCGCCGTGGCGGTGACGTGGGATGTCGAACAGGATAGCGTGGGTGATAACCCGCCCTGTTTGCTGGAAGTTTCGGCAGGGGTACAGGATGGCGCACTTTATATGACCGCCCGTTTCCGTAGTCACGATATTTACACCGCGTGGGCACAAAATACCTATGCCTTGCGCAAACTGCAAAAGGAAATCGCGGACGACACGGGCTTGAGGCTTGGTGCGCTTACCATCATTTCACACTCGGCACATATTTATGCCGATAAGTGGAAATTCGCGCTCGATACCATCGACTCTTTCAAGAAACGCCGCTTAGATTGGCGTAGCGACCCGCGTGGTTATTTTATCATCGAGCTTGAACGCGAACGGAGTTTGATTAAGGTGCAGCATAGCACCATCGAAGGTAATACACCCTATTATTTTGAGGGGAAAACTGCCCGTCAGCTTTGCCTATTGATTGCCCACGAAAAATTGGCTTCGCTGGAAGAGCATTACAGCTATTTGGGGCGCGAGTTGCAGAAAGCGGAAATTGCGCTAAAGCTGGGTTTGAACTACACTCAGGATAAGGAGTTGGAGTTCAATTGA